The proteins below come from a single Parachlamydiales bacterium genomic window:
- the lepB gene encoding signal peptidase I, whose translation MKHFRVNKARQLLQSLVDWYQKNKKTLPESRRETLAQDLKSLDTAILEKDRPKIDEVASRLDEFQNVHVKKPAWKYILELVGALIFALFIATIVRQVWFEFHEIPTGSMRPTYKEQDKLIVSKTAYGINVPFSTAHFQFDPSLITRTGVFTFSADNIPMYDSDGSYFGIFPYKKRLIKRVMGLPGDTLYFYGGKVYGIDRNGIKINEYHDAPWMQGLEYIPFITFLGELAPSGQNTVVVKQMNTVLGKISFTLGKPAQGQVYVDGKFLPDDPAAAEKPHDKITTYSDFWGIGNYAMVQLLTKDQVASNGDVDVNSLKDAEAYLEVRHNPSLSYPSPYVASTPFGMGVVIPGYRSYIPLKSRHLNALMDTLYTARFVVEGGKVRRYDAEGRSSHAAEVTLEGIEDGTYEFYHGKAYQIAWGGVTTELPPEHPLYDRSLKNIQNLFNYGIDFSSLQTPRGKNQYSFPHRYAYFRDGDFYIMGGVIMQKNDTVLKKFIADEKVREEASKPNAPYIAFLDRGPPANDEIIKKFGLHIPEKHYLALGDNHAMSGDSRVWGYVPEDNIQGAPSYLMWPAGSRYGWAKNEPDRPWITIPNLIVWSLAALAIGTLSIWTYKKRRGSQLPSDFDI comes from the coding sequence ATGAAACATTTTCGTGTAAATAAGGCTCGTCAACTTCTGCAATCACTAGTGGACTGGTATCAAAAAAATAAAAAAACTCTTCCGGAATCGCGCCGAGAAACTCTCGCTCAGGACCTCAAATCCCTTGATACAGCAATCTTAGAAAAAGATCGTCCGAAAATAGACGAAGTAGCCAGCCGTTTGGACGAGTTCCAGAATGTACATGTAAAAAAACCTGCTTGGAAATATATCTTAGAATTGGTAGGTGCATTGATATTTGCACTATTCATAGCCACTATAGTCCGACAGGTATGGTTCGAATTTCATGAGATCCCTACTGGATCCATGCGGCCTACATACAAAGAACAAGACAAACTCATCGTTTCTAAAACAGCCTACGGAATTAACGTTCCCTTTTCCACCGCACATTTCCAATTTGATCCCTCATTGATCACTCGTACGGGAGTTTTCACATTCTCCGCCGATAATATCCCTATGTATGATTCTGATGGCTCTTATTTTGGCATATTTCCCTACAAAAAACGTCTAATTAAACGTGTGATGGGACTGCCTGGAGACACATTGTATTTCTATGGCGGTAAGGTTTATGGCATCGATCGAAATGGAATCAAAATAAATGAATACCATGATGCCCCCTGGATGCAAGGCTTAGAGTACATTCCTTTTATCACTTTCCTTGGTGAATTAGCCCCTTCAGGACAAAATACTGTGGTAGTTAAACAAATGAACACAGTACTCGGAAAAATCAGCTTTACACTAGGTAAGCCTGCACAAGGTCAAGTTTATGTAGATGGAAAATTCCTTCCTGACGATCCGGCTGCAGCTGAAAAACCTCACGACAAGATCACCACCTACAGCGATTTCTGGGGTATTGGCAACTACGCCATGGTGCAACTTTTGACCAAAGATCAAGTCGCTTCCAATGGAGATGTCGATGTAAACAGCTTGAAGGATGCAGAAGCCTACCTGGAAGTCAGACATAACCCCAGCTTATCTTACCCTTCTCCTTACGTGGCATCCACACCTTTCGGCATGGGAGTTGTCATCCCTGGGTACCGCTCCTACATTCCTTTGAAAAGCCGCCATCTTAATGCTCTTATGGATACACTTTATACCGCCAGGTTTGTAGTAGAGGGTGGCAAAGTGCGCAGGTACGATGCAGAAGGTAGATCAAGCCATGCTGCAGAAGTTACGCTTGAAGGCATTGAAGACGGCACTTATGAATTCTACCACGGTAAAGCCTATCAAATCGCCTGGGGTGGCGTCACAACTGAACTTCCTCCTGAACATCCATTATACGATCGTTCCCTAAAGAACATCCAAAATTTATTCAATTACGGCATCGATTTCTCCTCTTTACAAACTCCTAGAGGAAAAAATCAGTATAGCTTCCCCCACCGTTATGCCTATTTTAGAGATGGGGATTTCTATATTATGGGCGGTGTCATCATGCAGAAGAATGATACTGTTCTGAAGAAATTTATCGCGGATGAAAAAGTCCGAGAAGAAGCTTCCAAACCTAACGCACCTTATATCGCCTTCCTAGACCGCGGCCCGCCTGCAAATGACGAGATCATCAAAAAATTCGGCCTACATATCCCAGAAAAACATTACCTAGCTCTAGGTGACAACCATGCAATGAGTGGAGATAGCCGTGTTTGGGGTTATGTCCCGGAAGATAATATTCAAGGAGCGCCTAGCTATTTAATGTGGCCGGCCGGCTCTCGCTATGGATGGGCAAAAAACGAACCTGATCGTCCTTGGATCACTATTCCAAATCTTATTGTTTGGTCACTAGCTGCATTGGCCATAGGTACACTTTCAATTTGGACATATAAGAAACGCAGAGGATCTCAACTGCCCAGCGATTTCGACATCTAA
- a CDS encoding protein-tyrosine phosphatase family protein encodes MALPSSSTIHLSQTSAEILLFVGNIHRDGKSITLENALKSDLDQDTKSKLYRAAKEAFVDSKIHLKNNSDDQKAMEILVRAYSILTSKKIGASPKADTWWRKIFGTNELREHARMVKESQKLFKSNFDSYLQATHSRKAQKEIQNGDELLAIVAQNGERIDTYIKEFSPKAQNIWIQLKAQLDLARDPQTFTKDSTVETTLKLCEELYSELATPIDSNDHINCIFTDDRDSGLKAHEKILGFICGKINVRELLNSGNFKLHHSPEIAKTLAQLDNIKDVCQKSPSLKEAYTKLEVALLRQDERQIKDILKQIKNESGQQDFFMVIYNNTQKAFRLLRKFIAGLQTNIFDNDTTRENLKNYSYTQASQTALNGYVETPHADGIDAHTVTIGKNNSVVSAAPKKSSEVKAYFTNLEKNNVRTIVTLHEDYEKGMNNFILFPDEVGETVRHDNVEITLLNKINFSIDSDIHTITQSNIQVIKDGKEFYYTAFKLNNWDEETATVDVEALRKFSWAVNLYGEGGFYDGDKKGHLAITSNNGTGRAATFLMYHEIKYNVDHKHNSDFIDFNSFLSDVIEAHLEFNRVRHGANDEQLAVVVAALNEED; translated from the coding sequence ATGGCACTACCTTCTTCATCTACCATTCATCTCAGTCAAACAAGTGCAGAAATATTGCTTTTTGTGGGTAATATACATCGTGATGGTAAAAGTATTACTCTGGAAAATGCTTTAAAGAGCGATCTTGATCAAGATACTAAATCCAAACTCTATAGAGCCGCAAAAGAGGCTTTTGTAGATTCTAAGATTCATCTCAAAAATAATTCAGATGATCAAAAAGCCATGGAAATACTGGTTAGGGCTTATTCTATTCTGACTTCAAAAAAAATAGGAGCTTCCCCTAAAGCTGACACGTGGTGGAGAAAAATATTTGGCACTAATGAACTCCGAGAACATGCACGCATGGTTAAAGAAAGCCAAAAATTGTTTAAAAGTAACTTTGATAGTTATTTACAAGCTACTCATAGCCGTAAGGCGCAAAAAGAAATTCAAAATGGGGATGAATTATTAGCAATTGTTGCTCAAAATGGGGAGAGGATTGACACTTATATAAAGGAATTTAGCCCTAAAGCTCAAAATATATGGATACAACTCAAGGCCCAACTTGACCTAGCAAGGGATCCACAGACTTTCACTAAAGACTCTACAGTAGAAACTACATTAAAACTTTGTGAAGAGTTGTATTCAGAACTTGCTACACCTATAGATAGCAATGACCACATAAACTGCATTTTTACAGATGATAGAGACTCGGGTTTAAAAGCGCATGAAAAAATTTTAGGGTTTATATGCGGGAAAATTAATGTAAGGGAATTGCTTAATTCTGGCAATTTTAAGCTACACCATAGTCCTGAAATAGCTAAAACATTGGCTCAGCTAGATAACATTAAAGATGTTTGTCAAAAATCTCCATCATTAAAAGAAGCATACACTAAATTAGAAGTTGCTTTACTTAGGCAAGACGAAAGACAAATAAAAGACATATTAAAACAGATTAAGAATGAATCTGGCCAGCAAGATTTTTTTATGGTCATTTATAATAATACTCAAAAAGCTTTTCGTTTATTAAGAAAATTTATTGCCGGTTTGCAAACAAATATATTTGATAATGATACAACAAGAGAAAATTTAAAAAATTATTCATATACTCAGGCTTCACAAACGGCTTTAAATGGATACGTAGAAACTCCCCATGCTGATGGAATTGATGCGCATACAGTTACCATAGGAAAAAATAATAGTGTAGTGTCAGCTGCTCCTAAAAAAAGCTCTGAAGTAAAGGCTTATTTCACAAATTTGGAAAAAAACAATGTACGTACGATTGTAACTCTTCATGAAGATTATGAAAAAGGAATGAATAATTTTATTTTATTTCCCGACGAAGTGGGCGAAACTGTGCGTCATGACAATGTGGAGATTACATTGTTAAATAAAATAAACTTTTCCATTGACAGTGATATTCATACTATTACGCAATCAAATATTCAAGTAATAAAGGATGGTAAAGAGTTCTATTATACTGCCTTCAAACTTAATAACTGGGATGAGGAAACTGCTACTGTAGACGTCGAAGCATTAAGAAAATTCAGTTGGGCTGTCAACTTATATGGAGAAGGCGGATTCTATGATGGAGATAAAAAGGGCCACCTAGCTATAACTAGTAATAACGGTACTGGTCGAGCTGCAACTTTCTTAATGTATCATGAAATAAAATATAATGTTGATCATAAACATAATTCTGATTTTATTGATTTTAATAGTTTCTTATCGGATGTCATTGAAGCTCATTTGGAATTTAATCGCGTACGACATGGAGCAAATGACGAGCAATTAGCTGTAGTAGTCGCCGCATTGAATGAAGAGGATTAA
- a CDS encoding DUF86 domain-containing protein produces MKPSKSSREWPFRIKDILHSIDKIEQYTKNMTISEFKKNELVIDAVIRNFEIIGEASNNIPLAIQTTHAHIPWRQMIGLRNVLIHEYSGVDVSAVWETIHIHLSSLKQQLLALTND; encoded by the coding sequence GTGAAGCCAAGCAAATCTTCTAGAGAGTGGCCTTTCCGTATCAAAGACATTCTACACTCTATCGACAAGATTGAGCAGTATACTAAGAACATGACCATCTCCGAATTTAAGAAAAATGAACTTGTAATAGACGCTGTAATTCGAAATTTTGAAATTATCGGAGAAGCGAGCAATAATATACCACTTGCCATTCAAACTACCCATGCGCATATTCCCTGGAGGCAGATGATCGGGTTAAGAAATGTTCTCATACATGAATATTCTGGAGTGGATGTGAGTGCTGTATGGGAAACAATACATATTCATCTTTCATCTCTTAAGCAGCAGTTGTTAGCCTTGACTAATGATTGA
- a CDS encoding nucleotidyltransferase family protein: MNTRFDKAKTVLESHRKHLSQLGTRHLAIFGSTARNEATKTSDIDILVDFDAKKGLFVFVDLKFYLEDILKCEVDLVSTRALHPALKKRILSEAKQIF, translated from the coding sequence ATGAATACACGATTTGATAAAGCTAAGACAGTTCTAGAATCTCATCGTAAGCACCTATCTCAATTAGGCACGCGACACCTTGCAATTTTTGGTTCTACCGCTAGAAATGAGGCGACTAAAACGAGCGACATTGACATTCTTGTCGATTTCGATGCAAAAAAAGGACTTTTCGTTTTTGTTGATCTCAAATTTTACTTGGAAGATATCCTAAAATGCGAAGTGGATCTTGTCAGCACACGAGCACTCCATCCTGCACTAAAAAAGAGAATTCTCAGTGAAGCCAAGCAAATCTTCTAG
- a CDS encoding DUF6176 family protein, giving the protein MKTICIRTKLKKDSINEVREWFQTLKDRKKEVLESLENEGVIMESAFLEKHGDDLFLIYYMKAKDIANAYEVFNTSTLAIDDYYKKCWYKFCEGREVLEELLDIDRIDL; this is encoded by the coding sequence ATGAAGACTATTTGTATAAGAACAAAGTTAAAAAAAGACTCTATAAATGAGGTGCGTGAGTGGTTTCAAACACTAAAAGATCGAAAAAAGGAAGTTTTGGAATCACTTGAAAATGAGGGAGTTATAATGGAATCTGCTTTTCTCGAAAAACATGGCGATGACTTGTTTTTAATCTATTACATGAAGGCTAAAGATATTGCCAACGCATATGAAGTTTTCAACACATCCACACTGGCTATAGACGATTATTATAAGAAATGTTGGTATAAATTTTGCGAAGGCAGAGAAGTGTTAGAAGAACTCCTGGATATTGATCGAATTGATTTATGA